A DNA window from Amycolatopsis sp. DSM 110486 contains the following coding sequences:
- the ychF gene encoding redox-regulated ATPase YchF produces MSLTLGIVGLPNVGKSTLFNALTRNDVLAANYPFATIEPNVGVVPLPDPRLDKLAEMYSSEKIVPAVVSFVDIAGIVKGASEGAGLGNKFLANIREANAICQVIRVFDDPDVVHVDGRIDPSSDIETINTELILADLQTLDKALPRLEKEARTKKEARPALENAQRAKEILDAGRTLFQAQKEVDFEALRELSLLTTKPFLYVFNADEGVLTDSGRRDELEKLVAPADAVFLDAKVESELLELDDEESVRELLESVGQAEPGLNALARAGFHTLGLQTYLTAGPKESRAWTIPKGATAPQAAGVIHTDFERGFIKAEIVSYADLMEAGSMAAARAAGKVRMEGKDYLMADGDVVEFRFNV; encoded by the coding sequence GTGAGTCTGACCCTCGGTATCGTCGGCCTGCCCAACGTCGGCAAGTCCACCCTGTTCAACGCGCTGACGCGCAACGACGTGCTCGCCGCGAATTACCCGTTCGCGACGATCGAGCCCAACGTCGGCGTCGTCCCGCTGCCGGACCCGCGGCTCGACAAGCTGGCGGAGATGTACAGCTCGGAGAAGATCGTGCCGGCTGTGGTGTCCTTTGTGGACATCGCGGGCATCGTGAAGGGCGCGTCCGAGGGTGCCGGGCTGGGCAACAAGTTCCTCGCGAACATCCGCGAGGCCAACGCGATCTGCCAGGTCATCCGCGTGTTCGACGACCCGGACGTGGTCCACGTCGACGGCCGCATCGACCCGTCGAGCGACATCGAGACCATCAACACCGAGCTGATCCTCGCCGACCTGCAGACGCTCGACAAGGCCCTGCCACGCCTCGAGAAGGAGGCGCGCACCAAGAAGGAAGCGCGCCCGGCACTCGAGAACGCGCAGCGCGCCAAGGAAATCCTCGACGCGGGCCGCACGCTGTTCCAGGCGCAGAAGGAAGTGGACTTCGAGGCGCTGCGTGAGCTGAGCCTGCTGACGACGAAGCCGTTCCTGTACGTCTTCAACGCCGACGAGGGCGTGCTGACGGACTCCGGTCGCCGCGACGAGCTGGAGAAGCTTGTCGCTCCCGCCGACGCCGTCTTCCTCGACGCGAAGGTCGAATCCGAACTGCTCGAGCTCGACGACGAGGAGTCCGTGCGCGAGCTGCTGGAGTCCGTCGGCCAGGCCGAGCCGGGCCTCAACGCCCTCGCCCGCGCCGGCTTCCACACCCTCGGCCTGCAGACCTACCTCACCGCCGGCCCCAAGGAATCCCGCGCCTGGACGATCCCCAAGGGCGCCACCGCCCCCCAAGCCGCGGGCGTCATCCACACGGACTTCGAGCGCGGCTTCATCAAGGCGGAGATCGTGTCGTACGCCGATTTGATGGAGGCGGGCTCGATGGCCGCCGCGCGCGCCGCGGGGAAGGTGCGGATGGAGGGCAAGGATTATCTGATGGCGGACGGTGATGTGGTGGAGTTCAGGTTCAACGTCTGA
- a CDS encoding DNA-3-methyladenine glycosylase 2 family protein produces the protein MATQTAPLWRDTERCYRAVTARDQRFDGQFIMAVRTTGIYCRPSCPAITPKARNVRFFPTSAAAQASGFRACRRCLPDAVPGSPDWNVRADLAARAMRLISDGFVEREGVPGLARRLGYSDRQLGRVLTAELGAGPLALARAHRAHSARLLIELSALPLTDVAFAAGFSSIRQFNETIREVFATTPSQLRAASLRRGRRAEPTGSTRLSLRLPFRAPFDAQGVLRYHASRALPGVEAVEESADGITGYGRTLRLSHGPGLVWLSPQPDHVRCDLALTDLRDLGSAVSRVRRLLDLDADPEAVARVLGADPVLAPLVTKVPGLRVPGAVDGPELVLRAALGPSAASVAALGPRVPPGEPPMDTLTTLFPTPEIVAAAEVKPHVKAVASALADGSLDPHVGRDPGELRAELLSFGIDADYVLMRVLGAPDVLLITDPAVRRSAAAFGLDLPGAARGWRPWSSYATRYLQVFDPEENRS, from the coding sequence ATGGCCACCCAGACCGCCCCGCTCTGGCGCGACACCGAGCGCTGCTACCGGGCCGTCACCGCCCGCGACCAGCGGTTCGACGGCCAGTTCATCATGGCCGTGCGCACCACCGGCATCTACTGCCGCCCGTCGTGCCCGGCGATCACGCCGAAGGCCCGGAACGTGCGGTTCTTCCCCACGTCGGCCGCCGCCCAGGCGAGCGGCTTCCGCGCGTGCCGGCGCTGCCTGCCCGACGCCGTGCCGGGTTCGCCCGACTGGAACGTCCGCGCCGACCTGGCCGCCCGCGCCATGCGCTTGATCTCCGACGGCTTCGTCGAGCGCGAAGGCGTGCCCGGCCTGGCGCGGCGGCTCGGCTACTCGGACCGCCAGCTCGGCCGCGTCCTCACCGCCGAGCTGGGCGCCGGCCCGCTCGCGCTCGCCCGCGCCCACCGCGCCCACTCCGCGCGGCTGCTCATCGAGCTCTCGGCGCTGCCGCTGACCGACGTCGCGTTCGCCGCCGGGTTCTCCAGCATCCGGCAGTTCAACGAGACGATCCGCGAGGTCTTCGCGACGACGCCTTCGCAGCTTCGCGCGGCTTCACTGCGTCGCGGCCGCCGCGCCGAACCAACCGGCTCGACGCGGCTGAGCCTGCGCCTGCCGTTCCGCGCGCCGTTCGACGCACAGGGCGTGCTGCGTTACCACGCATCGCGTGCGTTGCCGGGCGTCGAGGCCGTCGAGGAGAGCGCCGACGGCATCACCGGCTACGGCCGCACGCTGCGGCTTTCCCACGGCCCCGGCCTGGTCTGGCTGAGCCCGCAACCCGACCACGTCCGCTGCGACCTGGCGCTGACCGACCTGCGCGACCTCGGCAGCGCGGTCTCCCGCGTCCGGCGGCTGCTCGACCTCGACGCGGATCCGGAGGCCGTCGCACGCGTTCTCGGCGCGGATCCGGTGCTCGCGCCGCTGGTCACGAAGGTGCCGGGCCTGCGCGTGCCCGGCGCGGTCGACGGGCCGGAGCTGGTCCTGCGCGCCGCGCTCGGCCCGTCCGCCGCCTCCGTCGCCGCGCTCGGCCCCCGGGTGCCGCCCGGTGAGCCGCCGATGGACACCCTGACGACGCTGTTCCCCACGCCCGAGATCGTGGCCGCCGCCGAGGTGAAACCGCACGTCAAGGCGGTCGCCTCGGCATTGGCGGACGGCAGTCTCGACCCGCACGTCGGCCGGGATCCGGGTGAGCTGCGGGCGGAGCTGCTCTCGTTCGGCATCGACGCCGACTACGTCCTGATGCGCGTGCTCGGCGCCCCCGACGTCCTGCTCATCACCGACCCCGCCGTGCGCCGCTCCGCCGCCGCCTTCGGCCTCGACCTGCCCGGCGCGGCCCGCGGCTGGCGGCCGTGGAGTTCGTACGCCACCCGTTACCTGCAGGTCTTCGACCCCGAGGAGAACCGCTCGTGA
- a CDS encoding methylated-DNA--[protein]-cysteine S-methyltransferase: MSTAFWSTVDTKIGPFTAVVAGDGAVLASGWTADVAELTTLISPSLSPATLTQRRDLGPVTTAVRRYHAGELDAVDDIKVRQRSGAFRQHAWDMLRKVPPGRPVSYAEYATLSGSPTAVRAAASACARNAAALFVPCHRVVRTGGAVGNFRWGTDAKRWLLTHEAT, from the coding sequence GTGAGCACCGCCTTCTGGTCCACTGTGGACACCAAAATCGGCCCCTTCACCGCCGTGGTGGCAGGCGACGGCGCCGTCCTCGCCTCCGGCTGGACCGCCGACGTCGCCGAGCTGACCACGCTCATCTCCCCGTCCCTGTCCCCGGCCACGCTCACCCAGCGCCGCGACCTCGGCCCCGTCACCACGGCCGTGCGCCGCTACCACGCGGGCGAACTGGACGCCGTCGACGACATCAAGGTCCGCCAACGCTCCGGCGCCTTCCGCCAGCACGCGTGGGACATGCTGCGCAAGGTCCCGCCGGGCCGCCCGGTGAGCTACGCCGAGTACGCCACGCTCTCGGGCAGCCCCACGGCCGTCCGCGCCGCCGCGTCGGCCTGCGCCCGCAACGCCGCCGCTCTCTTCGTCCCCTGCCACCGCGTCGTCCGCACCGGCGGCGCGGTGGGCAACTTCCGCTGGGGCACGGACGCGAAGCGCTGGCTGCTCACGCACGAGGCCACTTGA